A section of the Paralichthys olivaceus isolate ysfri-2021 chromosome 14, ASM2471397v2, whole genome shotgun sequence genome encodes:
- the golga7bb gene encoding golgin subfamily A member 7B, whose translation MATEFHNLQELRHSASLVTKVFVQRDYSQGTVCRFQTKFPSELDNRIERTLLEETVKTLNSYYVEAEKIGGQSYLEGCLACATAYIVFLCMETRYEKVLRKISGYIQEQNEKIYAPRGLLLTDPVERGMRVLEISVFEDRGSGSSSPSSSMSSAASSAR comes from the exons ATGGCGACAGAG tTCCATAATCTGCAGGAGCTGAGGCACAGTGCATCACTGGTAACAAAGGTGTTTGTACAGAGAGATTACAGCCAAGGAACCGTCTGCCGCTTCCAGACCAAGTTCCCCTCAGAGCTTGACAACAGG ATTGAGCGAACCTTGCTGGAGGAGACGGTGAAGACCCTGAACTCTTATTATGTCGAGGCGGAAAAAATTGGAGGTCAGTCGTACCTGGAAGGATGTCTGGCCTGCGCCACAGCTTACATCGTCTTCCTCTGCATGGAGACGCGCTATGAGAAG GTGCTGAGGAAGATATCAGGCTACATCCAGGAGCAGAATGAGAAGATCTACGCTCCTCGAGGTCTGCTGCTCACCGACCCCGTAGAGAGAGGAATGAGGGTT CTGGAGATCAGTGTCTTTGAAGACCGGGGCTCGGGCAGCTCCAgtcccagcagcagcatgtcATCAGCCGCCAGCAGCGCCCGGTGA